Below is a genomic region from Parageobacillus toebii NBRC 107807.
CTGTTCTGTATATACTTTGATTGTCGTAAGGGGAGGATTTACATATTCGGCTATTTCTATATCGTTAAAACTTACTATCGATATATCATCAGGAGCACTTAAACCTTCCTCATGTATAGCCCGTAGAGCCCCTATGGCAAGAGGATCGCTAGCTACAAAAAACGCTGTTGGAATATCTGATTGCGTCAAAATCTCCTTCATTGTTTGATAGCCGCTTGCTGTTGACCACTCATTTAAGTAAACAAATTTTTCATCGTAAATCCCATGCTCTTGCATTACTTCAAACGCTGGCCTTCTATCTCAGTTATTTGATAAGAACCAAATTGACGTATATGTTCTTTACCGCCAATAAAACCAATTTTTTTATGACCATGCTGTAATAAATGCGAGATGGCCAATTCTGTCGCTTGGCAAAAATCCGAAACAACAGCATCATAATGTCTTTCATCTGGAGAATAGTTAACAAAAACAAGTCTATCTTCCTTATGAAACATGTTTACTAAACTTTTTGGGTCAATTTCTCCTACAATAATCATTCCATCTAATTTCGAAGCATACAAATCAGCATCATTTTTCGGATCAGTCATTCTAATAATCTTTGTTATATGTATTCCTAAATCTAAGCACTGTTTTTCAATCCCTTCTCGAATAGATAGAAAATACAGGTCATTAAATTCATCTTGTTGGGAACACCAAAGCAGGAGACCTATTTCAATATGTTCCTTGCTTGTATTTCTTTTAGACTGCTGTTGACGAACTCTCATAGGTTTGTATTTTAACTGTACAGCAATTTCTAGAATACGCTTTCTTGTTTCTTCAGACATCGATAGCGTCTGATCATTATTTAGTACACGAGAAACCGTTGCAGGGGACACTTTTGCTTTTTTTGCGATATCTCGAATTGTTGTCATTTCTACTTCTCCTTACGTTTTAACTAAAATATTTAGTAAATTATTTTTCTAATTATTATTATTATCATAATTATAAAACTATTTCAATAATTTTAGTTTATATTTTTTAAATTATCTGTAATTTAATTTCAAGAATAAATTTGTAACTTTTACTAAACAACGGTGAAACAAAGTATAAAATTTTACTGATATTGCAAAGTTGGAATCAAAGTGACGCCTCACGTGTCCAAAACAGCTTTAAACGAAGGAGTGAGATACTCTTCTTAGCTCCACAAAGCGATATCAGCCTAAAAAGCGGCCAAATTAAATAGATACGTTACAATAAAACGACTTACATGGAGAGATTGTCCCAATTCAAGGATAATGAGATTCGACCCTTGCATAAGCTAGCCGCTACTTCTACCTTCACCCTCAGGACTTTCACCCTATAGATAACACCCATGTCGAGTGCACATAAAAGTACCGGCACTTAGCGTACCGGCACATGATAGAATGTTAATTTCGAAATGTTTTTAGTCTTTTTCTCAATTTATAAACAGAATAGTGAACAGACAATCGTTCTTTATAATTCCATAATAATATTAGTGTCGTTGCTACTATTCCTAATACACCTGCAAAATAAAAGCCCGCATGAATCCCCATCGCCGAATTCAACATTCCGGCAAGATATGGACCTACAAACATTCCAATAGCGTAAATTGCTTGGTAGGTTCCCATTGCTGTTGCTCGTTTATCATCAGCAATCGATTCAATAGACATTCCTAATAGTAATGGAAACAATAATCCTAGCGAAAACCCATTTAGTGCTTGCACAATGCATAATAGTTCTTTTTCTTTAATAATAGGAGTAATAAGAGTAAAAACAGCGCTACAGAAAAACGCCAGCGTCAACGACTTCCATTTTCCTAGTATCGGAACAAGCACTTTGCCCATGAAAAGTGTCGCTAATGCATGAGGGATCATAAACGAAAAAACAATCATACTCAAATCACGCTCTTGAAGCCCTATTTGCAATGCATACACCGGTATAAATCCGAACATCGTAGTAAAAATGATGCTATGAGCCAAAATCGAAAGTAAAGAAACCTTTAAAAGCAATGGCTCTCTCATCACTAATAGGAGATCTTTTATTTGTATAGATGTTTGTTTTACTATTTCCCTTGGTTCATAAATAAAAAGAGAAAGAATCATACCAATAACCCCTAAAACTCCTCCTATCCAGAACGGAGCTCGCCATCCCCATTCATCAACAATATAACCACTAAACGACATGCCTATTAATTGGGCTAAAACAACTACGAAAGAAATTCTGCTCATTGCCTGATGAACTTCCTCGTCTCGAAAATAACTCGAATATAGTACCGTGAAAGCTACCCATGTCGCGGCAGCAATTCCAGCAAACGAGCGTGAAACAAGTGCCCAACCTAAACTATCTGTTAATGCAAACATTAAACTACTAATCATAGCCATCAACATTCCAAGTATAATAAATGGCTTCCTTCGCTTTATAAAATCGGAAACCACGCCAATAGGAACACGAAACAAAAATTGCATAAGACCATAACTGCTTAAAACAATACCAATAAATGTATATGTTCCTCCCAATAATTCAACATACGGTGATAAGATCGGCATATAAATAAAAATTGACAGCCAAAAAAGGAATGAAGCTACTAGGAATATAAAATGGTTTTTTACAGAAGAATATTTATTCAATTCTTCACCTCCTCTTATTCTAACCTAATAAAAGTTGGAAAATAATTTATTTACAAAGTACATGTCGTAAAATGGCCTTTGCTTTCCCTGATGAACCAAATTCACGCATCTTTTGTTTCACCGTATTTTTCACTGCTTCCCTTGCTAAATCTAGATATTTTCTTGGATCATACAAAGTAGTATTTCCATCTAAAGCTCTCCGAATCGCACGAGTGAACGCTAATTGATTTTCCGTATTTACATTGATTTTGGCTGTACCTAACGAGATTGCCCTACGAATATCATGAAGAGGAATTCCTGTTCCACCATGTAAAACAAGCGGGACACCGGTTAATTGCCGAATTTGTTCCATTTGTAAAAAACCTAGTCTTGGCTCCCCCTTATACGGACCATGAACAGACCCTAATGCCGGAGCAAGACAATCAACACCTGTTTCTTTCACAAGACGTTCACATTCTTCTGGAATTGCATACATCGCCTCTGCTTCATCGATGATGAGATCGTCTTCTTGCCCTCCAATTCTCCCTACTTCTGCTTCTACAGAAACCCCTAAAACATGAGCCGCTTCAACGACTTTTTTTGTCTCTGCAATATTAATCTCTAAAGGATGGTGTGAAGCATCAATCATGACAGAAGTAAATCCTGCATACATTGCTTGTAAGCATTGTTCATATGATGAACCATGATCCAAATGGAGAGCAACTGGAACAGTAATGTTAAATTCTTTTATTAGCTCTTTCACCATTGCTGCTGCTGTTCGTAATCCACCTAAGTGTGGAATATACCCTGGACTCACTGCTAAAATCACCGGTGATTGTTCTTCTTCCGCTGCTAAAAGAATAGCTTGCGCAAATTCTAAATTATTAATATTAAAATGACCAATTGCATATTTATCCTTCAGGGCTTGGCGCAACATTCCTGTCATTGATACTAATGGCATCTCTCTTTCCCCCTCCATTAAATATCTGTTTTATTACAATTCTTTGTCTATTAAATAAAAAATAAGAAAAAACAACACCCTAAATCAGAATAGATATTGAATATTTTTAGTTAAGCAAGCTATAGAAAAAGAACTCAATATAGAAATTTTTACTCCCATTGACCATGCTAGATATCCATCTTCCTTATGTAATCTAACTATCCCATATCTCACAGAGCCTTTCACTTTCTCCCTTATCAGTAATAAGGAAAGAGTATCAAGCTAAAATCGCTTGATACTCTGTGTAGTTACCAACGAGCTGTAACCATTTTCTTACGTGTATAAAACTCGACTCCATCCGTACCATTAGCATGGAGGTCACCATAGAAGGAGTTTTTCCAGCCAGAGAACGGGAAGAACGCCATCGGTGCCGGTACGCCCAAGTTTACTCCTAACATCCCCGCATCAATTTCATCACGGAATTTACGAACATTGCTTCCATCTCTTGTATATATACAAGCACCGTTAGCAAATGGAGACTTATTCGCAACTTCAATCGCTTCATCCAATGTATTCACTCGAACAATGGATAAAACTGGCGCAAAAATCTCATCTTTCCAAATTGTCATATCCGTTGTTACTCGATCAAAAATGGTTGGACCGATAAAATAACCATTAGCATTCGTTGCAGCATCTTTCCGACCGTCTCTCACTAAAAGTGCTCCTTCTTTTTCTCCAAGTTCAATATATTTTATCGTTCGTTCTTTATGAGATTCACGAATGACTGGTCCAAGGAACACATCCTCATCTAACCCGTTTCCAATTTTAATCTCATTTGCCGCTTTTACTAATTTCTCTACAAACGTGTCTGCAATGTCGCCAACAGTAACAACAACAGAAGCGGCCATGCATCTTTCTCCAGCTGATCCAAACGCGGCATTAATAATTTGCTGAACAGCTAAATCTAAGTCAGCATCCGGCATCACAATCGAGTGATTTTTCGCACCGGTTAGCGCTTGCACACGTTTTCCATGAGCAGCTGCCGTTTTATACACATATTCACCGACAGGCTGCGATCCGACGAAGGAGATTGCTTTCACATCCGGATGCTCCAGCAATCCATTGACGACATCGTGCGCTCCGTGAACGATGTTCAATACGCCATCCGGAAGCCCTGCTTCTTTAAACAATTCTGCTAAACGGTTGGCGAGCATCGGCGTACGTTCGGATGGTTTTAAAACAAACGTATTTCCACATGCAATCGCTAATGGAAACATCCAGCACGGTACCATCATCGGAAAGTTAAATGGCGTAATTCCTCCGACTACTCCTAGTGGATAACGATACATTCCAGATTCAATACCGTTTGCAATATCAGGGAGCTGTTTTCCCATCATTAATGTAGGTACTCCAGCTGCAAACTCGACACACTCAATCCCCCTTTGAATTTCCCCATATGCTTCATTATAGCTTTTGCCATTCTCTAACGTAACAAGGCGAGCAAGCTCTTCCCAATGCTCAACAAGCAATTGTTGATATTTGAACAAAATCCGAGCTCGACGCGGCACCGGTGTTTTGCTCCAAGTTTTAAATGCTTCTTTTGCCGCTGCAACAGCTTGATTTAAATCATCTTTATTAGAAATTGGAACATAAGCTAAAACTTCTCCTGTGGCCGGATTCGGAACAACTTCTGTTTTTCCAGACGTTGATTCAACCCAGCGTCCCCCAATATAGTTTTTTAATGTTTGTACTCCAGCAGTTGTTGTCATTTTGATCTTCCTCCTTGTCTTATTTTGTGACTATTGGGTCATTCTTGTATTTCTGAATAAAATCTTCAATTTGTTTTAATGTCGGCATCGCATCTGAACAACTATGGCTAGAAATAACAATGGAAGCAGCTGCTGCCCCGTATTCCATCGCTTTCGGAATATCCCATCCTTGCATTAATCCATAAATAAAGGCAGCTGCATACGAATCTCCTGCTCCGAACGTTTTGATGACATTAGCTGGGAAAATCTTGCCCTTGAATTTCTCGCCTTCTTTTGTATATGCAATCGAACCGTCTTTCCCATGTTTGATAACGACGATTTTTACTTGATAATCAAACCATCTTTTCGCCGTTTTCTCATCATCGTTTCGATTGCTCTCAAATTGCTCCATTATATCGAATTCTTCTCTTGTTCCGATAATAACATCGCATTTTTCTGCCGCTAGATTATAATAAATCGCAGTTTCTTCCAGTGAATTCCATGTATAAGGACGATAATCGAGGTCAAAGAAGACGACAACACCATGTTTTCTTGCATAATCGAGCGCTAAGAATACAGCTTCTCTTGACGGACTTTTCGCTAACGCCGTTCCCGAAATTAAGAGAACTTTTGCTTGTTTAATATAATCTTCTTTTATATCCTTTGGCTCCAGCTTCAAATCAGCGACATTGTCCCGATACATAAGAATGCTGCAATCAGTCGGGCTTTTAATTTCAGTGAACGCAAGTCCCGTCACACTTCCTGATTTATCGGTAATAACGTTTGATGTATCAATATTATTTTTTTTCAAATAATTGATAATAAATCTACCCATCTGATCGTCTGCCACACGACCAATAAACCCTGTTTTCATTCCTAGACGAGACATTCCGATCGTAATATTAGCAGGAGAACCGCCTACATATTTTGTAAATGTCACCGTTTCTTCCATTGGGCGGTTAATTTCATTGGCATTTAAATCAATACATAGTCGACCGATTGCGATAAAATCTAACGGCTTTTGCAGATCAAATGTTAAATGATTCATCAAACATCCTCCTTTCCCCTATGAATGTTTCGCTGCTAACTTACTTTCCATTACCCATTCATGATCCGGGTCATTGCGAAATTTCCATGTTCGGACTGGTCCTGCCATGACATTCAAGTAATACACTTCATATCCTGGAGGTGCCGCAACAGGGTGATATCCTTTCGGCACTAATACGACATCGCCATTTTTTACTACTAGTGTTTCATCTAGCGAGCGGTCGTCAGTATACACTCTTTGTACAGCAAATCCATGATCCGGGTTAATTTTATGATAATATGTTTCTTCCAGATAAGATTCATAAGGAAGATTATCCTGATCATGCTTGTGTGGAGGATAGCTCGACCAGTTTCCTTCTGGTGTGAATACTTCCACTACTAGTAAACTATCGGCTTGTTTTTGTTCTGGAAGAATATTATGAATTCTCCGTTCAATGTTTCCTGCACCTCTTATTTCCACTTCCACTTCATGTGGATTAATTAATCGGGCAGAATAGGTACCTTTCCCCGGCGCTAAGCAGACTGCTAATTCAAGATCAGTTACAGCTTCTACTTCATAGAAATCCCCAGACGGAACATACACAGAATACGGAGGAATTTTTTCAAACACGCTCATTCGTTCACCAATGTTTTTCCATTGTTCATATTGAGTGAATACATTTGCCTTTCCACTAAGGAGAACTAAGCATGCTTCTTGATTGATTGTTTCCTTCCGCAGCTTTTGCCCTTTTTGTAGAACATATACTTCGAATCCGATATATTTCCATCCAGCAGATTCCGGTGTCACTCGTAACACATTTCCTTCTTGATTCGGCTTGTGACTCGAAATAACTAACTGACTCATTTATTTTCTCACTCCTTCACTGTTGTCTAGCAGCCATTAAAGCTTGAACAGTATTATCGATATAGTCTTTTGCCATTTTTGCATATTTATATGGATGTGCAATAGCAGGATCTTGTTCTGCTTCAACAATAACCCAGCCGTCATATTGAATCTCAATCAACTTTTCAAAAATTGGAGCAAAATCAATGCAACCATCCCCCGGTACAGTAAACATTCCGCGTAATACCGCACTGCGAAAATCAAGATTTTCCTTTCGTACCTGTTCAAGAACATTAAGTCGAACATCTTTTAAATGAACATATTGAATTCGATCCTCATACTTATGCAAAAGCTCTAACGGATTGTAGCCACCATATAATGCATGACCCGTATCATATAGTAAATGGACAAGATTCGGATCTGTTAACTCCATTAAACGATCAATTTCATCCGCGGTCTCTACCACAGTACCGGCGTGGAAATGATAAACGAGTTTCATGCCAAATGGCTGGCATAGTTTAGCTGCCCTATGTAACCCTTCAACCAGCGACGCCCATTCTTTCTCTGTTAACTTTTGAATTGTTTTATCCTCAGGAGAACGACGAGGATCCCAATGCATGGAGCCGCCCATTTCACATACGATGACATGCTCGCAACCCATTTCATGCAAATATTCCACCCATTTCTGAAACGATTGCAGCTCCTCTTCTAAACGTTTTTCATCGGAAAATAATACGCCTATAAATTTGCTTGCTAATTGAATTCCGTATTTTTCTAGTTTTGATTTTAATGATGGGGGATCTTGCGAAAAAAGCCTCCCCATTTCTGTAGCAATGTATCCCAGCGAAGACATTTCAGATAAGACTTGATCTTGTGTATAATGGTCGCCAAGACCAGGAATATCATCATTAACCCAGCTGATTGGAGCGATGCCAATTCGAAACGGATTAGCTATTTGTTTATTTGATTCCATTTTTATACACCTCGTTTTGTCAGTATTTTCGTGCCTTTCTCAACTCATTCTCTTTTCGCATATACGCTTCTTTTACTTTTGGATTGCGGGAGACCCCTGCAACTCCAACGTGCCACCACGATTCATATCCATGTGTCATTGTTTTCGGAAGAACTTTAATATCAATTAATGTCGATACTGTTTGTCTTTTCGCATCCTCGATTGCTTCTTTTAGCTGTTCAAGCGTATGAACTTTGTACGTTTTCACCCCATAGCCGGCTGCACTTTGCGCAAAATCTATATGGATCAGGCTTCCATCTAAACGCCCTGTTTCCTCATTCCGATACCGGAATTCTGTGCCGAAGCTTCCCATTCCATTTTCCATTTGTAGGTTGTTAATGCACCCAAAACCAGCGTTATCAAATAATAAAATATTGATTTTTTTCCGCTCTTGAATGCTAGTAATCAACTCTGAATGAAGCATTAAATAACTTCCGTCTCCTACAAACGCGTATACCTCTTTATCCGGCTCTGCCATCTTCACTCCAAGGGCCCCGGAGATTTCGTACCCCATGCACGAATAACCGTATTCCATGTGATACGTATTCGGTTTACGTGATACCCACATTCGTTGCAAATCACCTGGTAAGCTTCCTGATGCACCGATGATAATCGCATCTTCATCAATAAGTTCATTGATAGCCCCAATTACTTCTGTTTGTGTTAAACAAGATCCAAATGATTCATAAAACTCAGGAAGCACGTCATCGAGATGACCGGAAATTTCTGGTACAAAATCCTGTTCATTGTATCGTACTTTATACAAACGTTTCAATTCAGCATTCCATTTTGACTTTGCCATTTCGATTTCATTGATATATTCTGAACGATAACCAATCTTCTCTAGCTCCCGTTCAAGGGCAAGAAGTGCTAGTTTGGCATCAGCCACGATTTTAACCGCATCTAGCTTATATGCATGATATTCGGACACGTTAATTGTTAAAAAGTCTACGTCTGGATTTTGGAACAATTGTTTTGAACCAGTTGTAAAATCCGAGTACCTTGTACCAATTCCGATAACAAGATCAGCTTCTTTGGCAATCATATTAGCAGCAAGATTACCAGTTACCCCAATTCCTCCAAGATTATACGCATGCGTACTTTCAATTGCGCTTTTACCAGCCTGTGTTTCACCGTAAGGAATATGAAATTTTTCAGAAAATCTTTTTAATGTTTCCGCTGCTTCTGAATAACGAACACCTCCACCGCAAATAATAATTGGCTTTTTCTTTCTGCGGATCAGCTCTACTGCATCTTTCACTGCATCAGCGGTCGGTACACGGCGCTCAATGCGATGAACACGTTTTCGGAAGAAATATTTAGGAAAATCATAAACCTCACCTTGAACATCTTGTGGTAGAGCAATGGTGACTGCACCTGTGTCCGCAGGATCTGTCAACACCCTCATCGCATTAATCATTGCCGTCATGAGCTGTTCCGGACGGCTGATTCGATCCCAATACTTACTGACGGCACGAAAGGCATCATTCGTAGAAATCGTTAAATCATGATAATGCTCAATTTGCTGAAGAACCGGATCAGGCTGTCTTGTCGCAAACGTGTCTCCTGGAAGCAATAAGACTGGAATATTATTAGCAGAAGCAGTTGCGGCCGCTGTCACCATATTTGCTGCCCCAGGACCTACGGAAGAAGTACATGCCATAATCTGTTTTCGGTGTTTCTGTTTCGCAAAGGCGATCGCCGCATGTGCCATTCCTTGCTCATTACGTCCTTGGTACACTTCTAATTCTCCAGGATCTTCTTCGAGTGCCTGGCCGATACCAAGTACATTCCCATGTCCGAAAATTGTAAAAATTCCTTTGACAAATTTTTGCTCTTTTCCGTCGAATTCAACATATTGTTGATTTAAAAACTTAATTAATGCCTGTGCAGTCGTTAATCGAATCGTCTCCATAATTCTTTCCACCCACCTTTCTTACGATCTACTTAATTCAAAATAGTTGCTTAATATTTTTTCCGTTTTCTCCTTAGCAGTTTTAATCGTTTTTTCTATATCCCATTCCCAATATTCCGGCCGAAACAGTTCTACTGAAGCCATTTCGTCATAGCCAATCCCCTTTAAAGTATGCAAAATTTGATCTAAATCAACAGCCCCATCTCCCGGCCATACACGATGATGGTCGCGTAGTGCTCCAACCGGCAAATCCTCGCAATCATCAATATGGAACACGAAAATTTTCGATGGGTCTGCCTTTTGTAAATCTTCGATATGGGAATTCATCGCATGAAAATGGAAGCAATCTAATACAATACCAACGTTGTCTCGATTTACTTCTTGGACAATGTCATATGCTTGCGCAAAAGTATTGACCGAACAATTCGGATACCCGCAAAATTCCAATGCCAACCGTACCCCATATGGTTCTGCTAATTGTGTTAGCTCGTGTAACACTCGAACCGTTTCATGTTTTATTTCTGATATTGTATAATCGCCAATATCGAAACTTGGAACAGCAATCACTGTTTTGCAGTCGATTATTTCACCAATCTCACACAAAAATCGCAAATCATTTTGTATTTGTGTATATCCTTCTTGATCTCTGAATGTAATAAACTCTAATGCATTAAACGCGTACGGCTTGATTCGGTGCCGTTCAAAAAAAGCCTTTAACTCTTCTACTTTATGGTCAATGAGGTACTCTCTTAACTTATCTAATCGAATCTCAATTAAATCATATCCATATTTCTCACAGAGTTCTAAATCCATTTTTAATGTGGATTTCTTCATCGTTGTTGCTTGATTAAATGCGATTTTCATTATGCTTTTCCCACCTCATGATTTTCTATTTTTCCGAGAATCAATAAATACAGCAACAGTTATAATGACTCCTTTTAAAATTTGTTGCCAATATGGAGAAACATTTAGCAAATCTAGCCCATTATTCAAGACACCAATAATAAGCGCGCCAATAATTGTGCCACCAATCGTGCCAATTCCTCCAGAAAGACTTGTACCGCCGATAACAGCCGCAGCAATTGCATCTAATTCATACATCATACCTGCTGTTGGCTGGCCAGATGATATACGAGACGTTAAAATAATTCCGGCAAGGCCCGATAGTAAACCAGCATATGCATATACCAAAATCTTATACTTATCTACATTAACACCAGCAATAATAGCTGCTTGTTCGTTACCACCGATAGCATATACGTATTTGCCGAATTTTGTTTTATTTAAGAGAATATATGAAATGAATCCTACAAACCCGAAGATTATAATCGGAACAGGAATACCTGCTAACGTTCCCTGGCCTATAAACTTAAAAGAATCTGACAAATTTCCAATTGGTCGTCCATCGCTAAAGAGTAATGCCGCACCTCTTGCAGCTGTCATCATTCCTAACGTGACGATAAACGGAGCGATTTTTGCTTTGGAAATAATTGTCCCGTTGATCACGCCTGTAAGAAGCCCCACCCCGAGGCCAATAAGAATCGGGACAATGACCGGATACGTATCTGGATGTGCAAAACTGGCCGCTATAACAGATACAAGTGCGATGACAGAACCGGATGACAAGTCAATTCCGGTAGTGATAATAACGATCGTTACACCAATCGCGACAATTCCTACAACAGACATTTGTCTAACAATATTCAATAAGTTCCCGGTCGTAAAAAATGTCGGAGAAAGAACAGACATGAGGATAATTAATGCGATAAGGATAAATAACATCCCATATTTGTGTAAAATACGGGAAACTCTTTCTTTGGAACTAATGGACGGCTTCGACTTTTCTTGTTTATTCACAACAGACACTTGGCTATTCATGTATACTCCCTCCAATCGTTATGATCCAGTAGTAACTAATTCCCCAGTTGCTAACTCCATGATTCGTTCTTGTGTTGCTTCCTCCCTGCTTAATTCACCCGTTTTTCTTCCTTCGTGCATGACGATAATTCGGTCGCTTAAGCCTAATATTTCTGGCAGCTCAGAGGAAACAACCACAATCGCTTTTCCTTTTTTGGCAAGATCGAAAATCAAGTTGTAAATTTCTGATTTCGCCCCGACATCGATTCCCCGTGTCGGCTCATCTAAAAACAAAATATCCGGATCTTGAAGCAGCCATCTGGCAATCAGCGCTTTTTGCTGGTTTCCGCCGCTCAAGTTTTTAATGAGCTGTTGAAGGCTTGGTGTTTTAATCGCTAATTGCTCGGAAAGCCGTTGACAGTCCTCTCGAATTTTCTTTTCATTTAAAAATCCACCTTTTGTATACTGATCGATTGTCACCGTAATCATGTTATCCTGAACGGAAAGCGGCAGGAATAAGCCGGTTAACTTTCGGTCTTCGGTCAATAATCCCATTCCGTATTTAATCGCATCGCGTGTGGAGCGGATATTGACCTTTTCCCCGTTAATGTAAACCTCTCCCGAATCCGGAGGAGTAATTCCGAAGATACTCTCTAACACTTCTGTTCTCCCTGACCCCATCAATCCAGCAAAACCTACAATTTCTCCCTTCCTCACTTCAAAACTAACATTTTCAAATTTGCCTTTTTTCGTTAATCCTTTTACCGATAATGCTACCTCTTTAATTTCTGCAGGTTGTTTATGAAAAATCTGATTTAATTCTCTTCCTACCATCATTTGGATCAGTTCATCTCTCGTAATCTGATTGCTTGGCTTTGTTCCTATATATTTTCCATCTCTTAATACAGTTACTTCATCTGTAATCTGCTCTAATTCATCCATCTTATGGGTAATATAAATGATTGACACTCCTTCTTTTTTTAAAGAGCGGATAATGTTAAATAAATGATGGACTTCCTTTTCTGTAATGGCAGATGTGGGCTCATCCATAATGATAAGCTTGGAGTTGTAAGAAATCGCTTTCGCAATTTCGACCATTTGTGTATTGGCGATGCTGAGGTCTGACATTTTCGCATTTGGGTCGATATCAATTTCGAGCTTTTCAAATAACTTTCTTGTTTTTTCCTCTAGCTCTTTCGTTTTCAACCATCCTGTAAATCTATAACTAGGCTCTCTTCCTAGAAAAATGTTTTCCGCTACTGTCATGTTCGGTATCGGACTAAGCTCTTGATGAATCATAGAAATTCCTTTATCAAGAGCTTGCTTAATGGTAGAAATTTTTAATTTCTCTCCATCAAATATAATTTTTCCTTTATCAGGAGTATAAATTCCTATTAATATT
It encodes:
- a CDS encoding sugar phosphate isomerase/epimerase family protein — its product is MKIAFNQATTMKKSTLKMDLELCEKYGYDLIEIRLDKLREYLIDHKVEELKAFFERHRIKPYAFNALEFITFRDQEGYTQIQNDLRFLCEIGEIIDCKTVIAVPSFDIGDYTISEIKHETVRVLHELTQLAEPYGVRLALEFCGYPNCSVNTFAQAYDIVQEVNRDNVGIVLDCFHFHAMNSHIEDLQKADPSKIFVFHIDDCEDLPVGALRDHHRVWPGDGAVDLDQILHTLKGIGYDEMASVELFRPEYWEWDIEKTIKTAKEKTEKILSNYFELSRS
- the iolE gene encoding myo-inosose-2 dehydratase, with translation MESNKQIANPFRIGIAPISWVNDDIPGLGDHYTQDQVLSEMSSLGYIATEMGRLFSQDPPSLKSKLEKYGIQLASKFIGVLFSDEKRLEEELQSFQKWVEYLHEMGCEHVIVCEMGGSMHWDPRRSPEDKTIQKLTEKEWASLVEGLHRAAKLCQPFGMKLVYHFHAGTVVETADEIDRLMELTDPNLVHLLYDTGHALYGGYNPLELLHKYEDRIQYVHLKDVRLNVLEQVRKENLDFRSAVLRGMFTVPGDGCIDFAPIFEKLIEIQYDGWVIVEAEQDPAIAHPYKYAKMAKDYIDNTVQALMAARQQ
- a CDS encoding ABC transporter permease, which gives rise to MNSQVSVVNKQEKSKPSISSKERVSRILHKYGMLFILIALIILMSVLSPTFFTTGNLLNIVRQMSVVGIVAIGVTIVIITTGIDLSSGSVIALVSVIAASFAHPDTYPVIVPILIGLGVGLLTGVINGTIISKAKIAPFIVTLGMMTAARGAALLFSDGRPIGNLSDSFKFIGQGTLAGIPVPIIIFGFVGFISYILLNKTKFGKYVYAIGGNEQAAIIAGVNVDKYKILVYAYAGLLSGLAGIILTSRISSGQPTAGMMYELDAIAAAVIGGTSLSGGIGTIGGTIIGALIIGVLNNGLDLLNVSPYWQQILKGVIITVAVFIDSRKNRKS
- a CDS encoding sugar ABC transporter ATP-binding protein, with protein sequence MSKDYILEMIDITKEFPGVKALDGVQLKVKKGTVHALMGENGAGKSTLMKILIGIYTPDKGKIIFDGEKLKISTIKQALDKGISMIHQELSPIPNMTVAENIFLGREPSYRFTGWLKTKELEEKTRKLFEKLEIDIDPNAKMSDLSIANTQMVEIAKAISYNSKLIIMDEPTSAITEKEVHHLFNIIRSLKKEGVSIIYITHKMDELEQITDEVTVLRDGKYIGTKPSNQITRDELIQMMVGRELNQIFHKQPAEIKEVALSVKGLTKKGKFENVSFEVRKGEIVGFAGLMGSGRTEVLESIFGITPPDSGEVYINGEKVNIRSTRDAIKYGMGLLTEDRKLTGLFLPLSVQDNMITVTIDQYTKGGFLNEKKIREDCQRLSEQLAIKTPSLQQLIKNLSGGNQQKALIARWLLQDPDILFLDEPTRGIDVGAKSEIYNLIFDLAKKGKAIVVVSSELPEILGLSDRIIVMHEGRKTGELSREEATQERIMELATGELVTTGS
- the iolD gene encoding 3D-(3,5/4)-trihydroxycyclohexane-1,2-dione acylhydrolase (decyclizing), with product METIRLTTAQALIKFLNQQYVEFDGKEQKFVKGIFTIFGHGNVLGIGQALEEDPGELEVYQGRNEQGMAHAAIAFAKQKHRKQIMACTSSVGPGAANMVTAAATASANNIPVLLLPGDTFATRQPDPVLQQIEHYHDLTISTNDAFRAVSKYWDRISRPEQLMTAMINAMRVLTDPADTGAVTIALPQDVQGEVYDFPKYFFRKRVHRIERRVPTADAVKDAVELIRRKKKPIIICGGGVRYSEAAETLKRFSEKFHIPYGETQAGKSAIESTHAYNLGGIGVTGNLAANMIAKEADLVIGIGTRYSDFTTGSKQLFQNPDVDFLTINVSEYHAYKLDAVKIVADAKLALLALERELEKIGYRSEYINEIEMAKSKWNAELKRLYKVRYNEQDFVPEISGHLDDVLPEFYESFGSCLTQTEVIGAINELIDEDAIIIGASGSLPGDLQRMWVSRKPNTYHMEYGYSCMGYEISGALGVKMAEPDKEVYAFVGDGSYLMLHSELITSIQERKKINILLFDNAGFGCINNLQMENGMGSFGTEFRYRNEETGRLDGSLIHIDFAQSAAGYGVKTYKVHTLEQLKEAIEDAKRQTVSTLIDIKVLPKTMTHGYESWWHVGVAGVSRNPKVKEAYMRKENELRKARKY